A stretch of Microbulbifer bruguierae DNA encodes these proteins:
- a CDS encoding adenylate/guanylate cyclase domain-containing protein, translating to MITKTKATLRHAVGGLQTRLIRLLPTHIPIAFKLALVMTLLLVLGMASLGLFISDNQNHLIRTQLHDFGNTMAQQLAKQASEPILSENSLNLRMLTANLDGDQKVLGAGVYAHDGKLLSATGIQPDLSAPLPDVPEVLSRPWFRHRANGSQERLISFIAPANYQGVRVGSAVVTLSASQMDKAATRARHAIVYATLAMTLLASLLAYWLSRRLSLPIHRLMEATRAIDRGDLATRIDQQRNDEIGFLFEGFNNMAAGLLRKSQVEEVFSRYVSKSVADKVLANLDEVRLVDRPIEATVLFADITGFTAMSEKLQPSQVSALLNEYFSYISRACALYGGVVDKFIGDCAMLVFGVLEDDNDHAFNAVSCAVLIQQLAAQLNQQRRADGKPEVHFRIGINSGAMLAGNLGSDERMEFTVVGDAVNLASRLCSEAQPDQIIIRQQLFTMLEPRITAQAEQTLPIRGKSTPVMIYSVQDIHLNYHLLLQANLKKILDIPVRQPSRRAIENA from the coding sequence TTGATCACTAAGACCAAAGCCACTCTGCGGCACGCTGTTGGCGGTCTACAAACGCGCCTGATCCGGTTGTTGCCCACTCATATCCCCATTGCGTTCAAACTGGCGCTGGTCATGACCCTGCTGCTGGTACTGGGAATGGCCAGTCTGGGCCTGTTTATCAGCGACAACCAGAACCACCTGATCCGCACCCAATTGCACGACTTCGGCAATACCATGGCGCAGCAGCTGGCAAAGCAGGCCAGTGAGCCGATCCTGTCGGAAAACAGTCTGAACCTGCGTATGCTGACCGCCAATCTGGATGGCGACCAAAAGGTTCTGGGTGCGGGTGTATACGCGCACGATGGCAAATTACTGTCGGCGACCGGGATTCAGCCCGATCTCTCCGCCCCCCTTCCCGATGTGCCTGAAGTCCTGTCCCGCCCCTGGTTCAGGCACCGCGCAAACGGATCTCAGGAACGGCTCATCAGCTTTATCGCCCCCGCCAACTACCAGGGCGTCCGGGTCGGCTCGGCTGTGGTAACCCTGTCGGCCTCGCAAATGGACAAAGCCGCCACCAGGGCCCGCCACGCCATTGTCTACGCCACTCTTGCCATGACTCTGCTGGCATCACTGCTGGCGTATTGGCTGAGCCGGCGCCTGTCCCTACCCATTCACCGCCTGATGGAGGCCACCCGGGCGATTGACCGCGGCGACCTGGCGACAAGGATCGATCAGCAACGCAACGACGAAATCGGCTTTTTATTCGAGGGCTTCAACAATATGGCCGCCGGCCTGCTGAGAAAGTCCCAGGTTGAAGAGGTCTTTTCCCGCTATGTGTCGAAGAGCGTCGCCGACAAGGTGCTGGCCAACCTCGACGAAGTGCGGCTGGTGGACCGACCGATCGAGGCAACCGTGCTGTTTGCCGACATCACCGGCTTTACCGCGATGTCGGAAAAGCTGCAACCGAGCCAGGTCTCCGCGCTGCTAAACGAATATTTTTCGTATATTTCCCGAGCCTGTGCGTTGTATGGCGGGGTGGTCGACAAATTTATCGGCGACTGTGCAATGCTGGTATTCGGGGTCCTGGAAGACGACAATGACCACGCATTCAACGCCGTCAGCTGCGCAGTATTGATCCAGCAGCTGGCCGCTCAGTTAAACCAACAGCGCCGCGCTGATGGAAAGCCTGAAGTGCACTTCCGTATTGGTATCAACTCCGGTGCGATGCTGGCCGGCAATCTGGGCTCCGACGAGCGAATGGAGTTCACGGTGGTTGGCGATGCCGTCAACCTGGCCTCCCGACTGTGTTCCGAAGCCCAGCCGGATCAAATTATCATTCGCCAACAACTGTTTACCATGCTGGAACCGCGCATCACTGCACAAGCCGAACAAACGCTGCCGATTCGCGGAAAATCGACTCCCGTGATGATCTATTCGGTACAGGATATTCATCTGAATTATCATTTGCTGCTGCAAGCCAACCTGAAAAAAATTCTGGATATACCCGTCCGTCAACCGAGTCGACGAGCCATCGAAAATGCCTGA
- a CDS encoding substrate-binding domain-containing protein: protein MQRRDFLHSLAAVGALSCLPSARALAASPVASAISVEQLPALEGELTLYLGRGEGGLYENVLEAIKKRNPKLNLQIRRGVTAALANTIVAEAKAGVRRADVFWAVDSGAVGLVAEAGLARSLPADLIGQLKPGFRYPQWAPVTGRIRTLPFNTERLTAEQIPDSIMVLPDSNLSVGWAPAYAAFQSFVTAMRLQEGDKATGDWLRAMNKQAKNYAGELGVVMGVERGEVDVGLANHYYTLRLKSGKPDAKVDLAFTKNDAGCLVNAGGVVALSDGDLSINFIRYLLTREVQSYLASEAFEIPLVNGVKPPQGLVPLDTISPPKVDLTQLADLRPTLKLMRSVGVL from the coding sequence GTGCAGCGTAGAGATTTTTTGCATAGCCTGGCCGCGGTCGGCGCCCTGAGTTGCCTACCGTCCGCCAGGGCCCTGGCTGCAAGCCCGGTGGCCAGTGCCATTTCCGTGGAACAGTTGCCGGCACTGGAAGGTGAGCTCACCCTTTACCTCGGGCGCGGGGAGGGTGGTCTCTACGAGAATGTCCTTGAGGCCATCAAAAAGCGTAACCCCAAGCTGAACCTGCAGATTCGCCGCGGTGTTACCGCGGCGCTCGCGAATACCATTGTGGCGGAGGCCAAGGCCGGTGTGCGTCGCGCCGACGTTTTCTGGGCGGTGGACTCTGGGGCCGTTGGCCTGGTAGCGGAGGCCGGACTGGCTCGGTCGCTGCCGGCAGACCTTATCGGGCAGCTCAAACCCGGTTTCCGGTATCCCCAGTGGGCGCCAGTGACCGGCCGCATCCGCACCCTGCCGTTTAACACGGAGCGACTCACTGCCGAGCAGATCCCTGACAGCATCATGGTGCTGCCAGACAGCAACCTGTCCGTCGGCTGGGCACCGGCATACGCGGCCTTTCAGTCTTTCGTCACCGCCATGCGCCTGCAGGAAGGAGACAAGGCGACTGGCGACTGGCTGCGGGCGATGAACAAGCAGGCCAAGAATTACGCGGGTGAACTCGGCGTGGTGATGGGCGTGGAACGCGGTGAAGTGGATGTGGGTCTTGCCAACCACTATTACACTCTCCGTCTGAAAAGCGGCAAGCCCGATGCCAAAGTGGACCTTGCGTTTACCAAAAACGATGCTGGTTGCCTGGTGAATGCCGGCGGTGTTGTGGCGTTGAGTGATGGCGATCTGTCGATCAATTTCATCCGCTACCTGCTGACCCGGGAAGTGCAGTCCTACCTCGCTTCCGAGGCCTTCGAAATCCCCCTGGTCAACGGCGTCAAACCGCCCCAGGGACTGGTGCCGCTCGACACCATATCTCCACCCAA